One genomic window of Theobroma cacao cultivar B97-61/B2 unplaced genomic scaffold, Criollo_cocoa_genome_V2, whole genome shotgun sequence includes the following:
- the LOC108663959 gene encoding uncharacterized protein LOC108663959, which produces MSDFPCFQIAQPLSLEHLNEPLEVIDYDSVFDDDFYSQLAQIEPVPEKPIQCNPASMGPLLVEKLPSDAWDKWCKDGVVCFAMGGNDILKVYFADPRGASVYHVTDFDFVKFHVPRFDNKVGCTLSGSKLYMIGGRPRYRDGFTDVYFCDVATQPQLPDGGYEWKPGPALNSYKPQPFVFSLAGNIYVLSTGVEGRKSSSPFEVLKSNSSSWEVLPPPPSALWSQKYCIVRSSIIDGKKIVVRGMDYIFYIYDAADNQWTTMQYTHGHLLNWTGDYCLHVQDNGFLVTGPGHPFVINFGSQSFETFPVDAPNSEEYSKAHDLDKDFQTCQWNLFHLKDKKFFFVVLCADYINYKSYARLGTFDMVDDFGSDVSKHSKMAGYGNESDAKRFKMAGYSVTNLKFKCIDLADGVRLLPYIVSCKIGAFSLC; this is translated from the exons ATGTCAGATTTTCCATGCTTTCAGATTGCACAGCCTCTAAGTCTAGAGCATTTGAATGAGCCTTTAGAGGTTATTGATTATGATTCAGTTTTTGACGATGATTTTTATTCTCAGCTCGCTCAGATTGAGCCGGTTCCTGAGAAACCCATCCAATGCAATCCGGCATCCATGGGGCCTTTACTAGTCGAGAAATTACCGAGCGATGCGTGGGACAAGTGGTGCAAGGACGGTGTTGTGTGCTTCGCTATGGGAGGAAACGACATACTGAAGGTCTACTTCGCGGATCCAAGGGGTGCCTCGGTCTACCACGTTACTGATTTCGATTTCGTGAAATTCCACGTCCCGCGATTTGATAACAAGGTCGGTTGCACCCTGTCGGGGTCCAAGCTCTACATGATCGGCGGCCGCCCCCGTTATCGTGATGGTTTCACCGACGTCTACTTTTGCGATGTGGCAACTCAGCCGCAGCTGCCCGATGGAGGTTATGAATGGAAGCCTGGTCCTGCTCTGAATAGTTACAAGCCTCAGCCTTTCGTTTTCTCTCTTGCGGGTAACATCTACGTGCTTTCCACAGGCGTTGAAGGCCGTAAATCTTCTTCCCCTTTCGAGGTCCTGAAATCTAATAGCAGCAGCTGGGAAGTGCTCCCTCCTCCTCCGTCTGCTTTATGGAGTCAAAAATACTGCATAGTCAGGTCCTCTATCATTGATGGTAAGAAGATCGTTGTGCGTGGCATGGATTatatcttttatatttatgatGCCGCGGACAATCAATGGACCACAATGCAATATACCCATGGTCATCTCCTTAATTGGACCGGTGACTACTGCCTCCATGTACAGGACAATGGTTTCTTGGTAACCGGACCAGGCCATCcttttgttattaattttgGGTCTCAATCTTTTGAAACCTTTCCAGTAGATGCTCCAAATTCTGAAGAGTATTCTAAGGCACATGATTTAGATAAAGATTTTCAAACCTGTCAATGGAATTTATTCCATTTAAAGGACAAAAAGTTCTTTTTCGTTGTCTTATGCGctgattatataaattataaatcttaTGCCCGGCTTGGCACTTTTGATATGGTTGATGACTTTGGATCTGACGTGTCCAAGCATTCAAAGATGGCTGGATACGGCAATGAATCTGATGCCAAGCGTTTCAAGATGGCTGGATACAGTgttactaatttgaaattcaagTGTATTGATTTAGCAGATGGTGTACGTTTACTGCCTTATATAGTCTCCTGTAAAAT AGGGGCGTTTTCTTTATGCTGA